In Silene latifolia isolate original U9 population chromosome 3, ASM4854445v1, whole genome shotgun sequence, a single window of DNA contains:
- the LOC141647612 gene encoding 1,4-alpha-glucan-branching enzyme 2-2, chloroplastic/amyloplastic-like — MVYTISGIRLPSSLPSVHKLSGSTFHGSNSSSSSRTSSLPFFLNNTGNNTSKMFAKKPSYDSDSPSATLTESQKVLVPGVESEGPLLDDSVESDPVNNPEDVHNLDVQTMKVDQTSEVEEKHIKATTVIEVEHESEVGPSILQDATVQNFAAKSEIPPPGDGQRIYEIDPLLKNHRSHLDYRYSQYKRLREEINKYEGSLEAFSRGYEKMGFSRSETGITYREWAPGAKSASLIGDFNNWNPNADVMTRNDFGIWEIFLPNNADGSPAIPHGSRVKIRMDTPSGIKDSIPAWIKFSVQAPGEIPYNGIYYDPPDEEKYVFKHPKPKKPKSLRIYESHVGMSSTEPMINTYANFRDDVLPRIKKLGYNAVQIMAIQEHSYYASFGYHVTNFFAPSSRFGTPEDLKSLIDRAHELGLVVLMDIVHSHSSSNTLDGLNMFDGTDSHYFHSGTRGYHWMWDSRLFNYGNWEVLRYLLSNARWWLEEYKFDGFRFDGVTSMMYTHHGLQVSFTGNYEEYFGFATDVDAVNYLMLVNDMIHGLYPEAISIGEDVSGMPTFCLPTRDGGVGFDYRLHMAIADKWIELLQLRDEDWKMGDITFTLTNRRWDEKCISYAESHDQALVGDKTIAFWLMDKDMYDFMALDRPSTPRVDRGIALHKMIRLITMGLGGEGYLNFMGNEFGHPEWIDFPRCDQHLPTGEIIPGNNNSFDKCRRRFDLADADYLRYNGMQEFDRAMQHVEGTYEFMTSEHQYISRKDEGDRVIVFERGNLVFVFNFHWSNSYFDYRVGCLKPGKYKIVLDSDDPRFGGFNRLDHSAEYFTFDGDYDNRSCSFSVYTPSRSAVVYALVEDEPELIQV, encoded by the exons ATGGTGTATACAATTTCAGGAATTAGATTACCTTCTTCTCTTCCATCTGTTCATAAGCTTTCTGGGTCTACCTTTCATGGCAGTAAcagtagcagcagcagcagaacttcttctcttcctttcttTCTTAACAACACTGGAAACAACACTA GTAAGATGTTTGCTAAAAAGCCATCATATGATTCTGATTCTCCATCAGCAACACTGACAGAATCTCAAAAAGTACTTGTTCCTGGCGTTGAGAGTGAAGGTCCCTTATTAGATGATAGTGTGGAGTCTGATCCAGTTAACAATCCTGAA GATGTTCATAACCTAGATGTACAAACAATGAAAGTTGACCAGACGAGCGAGGTTGAAGAGAAACATATAAAAGCTACAACTGTGATTGAGGTGGAACACGAGTCAGAAGTTGGACCTTCTATTCTTCAAGATGCCACAGTGCAAAATTTTGCGGCCAAAAGTGAAATTCCCCCACCTGGCGACGGGCAGAGAATATATGAAATTGATCCGCTTTTGAAAAATCACCGCAGTCATCTTGATTACCG TTACTCACAGTACAAGAGATTGCGTGAAGAGATCAACAAATATGAAGGTAGCTTGGAGGCCTTTTCTCGTGGATATGAAAAGATGGGTTTCAGTCGAAG TGAGACAGGGATAACATACAGAGAATGGGCACCGGGAGCTAAG TCGGCATCATTAATTGGAGATTTCAACAACTGGAACCCTAATGCCGATGTCATGACTCGG AATGACTTTGGTATCTGGGAAATCTTTTTGCCTAATAATGCTGATGGTTCACCAGCTATTCCTCATGGTTCCCGTGTAAAG ATTCGTATGGACACACCTTCCGGGATCAAAGACTCTATTCCAGCTTGGATCAAATTTTCTGTTCAGGCGCCTGGTGAAATCCCGTATAATGGGATATATTATGATCCACCAGATGAG GAAAAGTATGTTTTCAAACATCCTAAGCCAAAGAAGCCAAAATCACTAAGGATATACGAGTCACACGTTGGCATGAGCAGTACG GAACCGATGATTAATACTTATGCCAATTTTAGAGATGATGTGCTTCCGCGAATAAAAAAACTTGGCTACAATGCTGTTCAGATAATGGCTATCCAAGAGCACTCTTATTACGCCAGCTTTGG GTATCATGTGACAAACTTCTTTGCACCAAGCAGCCGATTTGGTACTCCAGAAGACCTCAAATCATTGATAGATAGAGCTCATGAGCTGGGTTTGGTTGTCCTTATGGATATAGTGCACAG CCACTCATCAAGTAATACTCTCGATGGGCTGAACATGTTTGATGGAACTGATAGCCACTACTTCCACTCTGGCACACGAGGTTATCATTGGATGTGGGATTCTCGTCTTTTTAACTATGGAAATTGGGAA GTGCTCAGGTACCTTCTCTCTAATGCAAGATGGTGGCTTGAAGAATATAAATTTGATGGCTTTCGATTTGATGGTGTAACTTCAATGATGTATACACATCATGGACTGCAG GTATCTTTTACCGGAAATTACGAAGAATATTTTGGTTTCGCGACGGATGTTGATGCTGTGAATTACTTAATGCTGGTGAATGACATGATTCATGGGTTGTACCCAGAGGCCATAAGCATAGGTGAAGAT GTTAGTGGAATGCCAACTTTCTGCCTTCCTACCCGAGATGGTGGGGTTGGATTTGATTATCGTCTTCATATGGCTATTGCTGATAAGTGGATAGAGCTTCTCCA ATTAAGAGACGAAGATTGGAAAATGGGTGATATTACTTTCACCCTGACAAACAGAAGGTGGGATGAGAAATGTATCTCTTACGCTGAAAGTCATGACCAAGCTCTTGTTGGGGATAAAACAATTGCGTTTTGGTTGATGGACAAG GATATGTATGATTTTATGGCTTTGGATAGACCATCTACTCCACGTGTAGATCGTGGAATTGCGTTGCACAAAATGATCAGACTGATTACAATGGGATTGGGTGGAGAAGGATATTTAAATTTCATGGGAAACGAATTTGGACATCCTG AATGGATTGATTTTCCTCGATGCGATCAACATCTTCCAACTGGTGAAATTATCCCTGGCAACAATAACAGCTTTGATAAATGTCGGCGCCGATTTGACTTG GCAGATGCAGACTACCTAAGATATAATGGTATGCAAGAATTCGATCGCGCAATGCAGCATGTTGAAGGAACATATGAG TTCATGACTTCAGAGCACCAGTACATATCACGTAAAGACGAGGGTGATAGGGTGATTGTCTTTGAAAGAGGGAACCTAGTGTTTGTCTTCAATTTTCATTGGTCAAACAGCTACTTTGATTACCGTGTTGGTTGCTTAAAGCCGGGAAAATACAAG ATTGTGTTAGATTCAGATGATCCACGTTTTGGCGGATTCAACAGACTCGACCACAGTGCAGAATACTTCACCTTT GATGGAGATTATGACAACAGATCATGCTCTTTCTCAGTGTATACTCCTAGTAGGTCGGCTGTTGTCTATGCTTTGGTAGAAGATGAACCTGAGCTAATTCAAGTGTGA
- the LOC141647613 gene encoding growth-regulating factor 3: MDFSLKQWRDQQHESDDEHQQQPSAKIPRNHQHQQEQDHVPAALPLFVSEAYSSSTIPSSFPTSTPSFSMGGRNCFSIAQWQELEVQALIYRHMVAGATIPPDLLYLVKNSLVSSSPYYLHHYPPHFQPAALMQGGYWGKGGLDPEPGRCRRTDGKKWRCSRDIVAGHKYCERHVHRGRNRSRKPVEFPATAATGSSGGESISKPSATFNGGAVSGAARFSLPGSGAASFDVFQLHKGSEELRSDKKSLFDTQHDSASTHAKSNKVLMHFFDDWPRSLHDSDNPDSNGNNLSSTSLSISTPTPGNSTSDFLKLSTGNGDDQGNRDGYATADRDRGQISWTGAWAGNPVVSMGGPLAEALRSSSNSSPTGYHCSTPVA; the protein is encoded by the exons ATGGACTTCAGTTTGAAGCAATGGAGAGATCAACAGCATGAGTCAGATgatgaacaccaacaacaaccttCTGCCAAAATCCCTAGAAATCACCAACATCAACAAGAACAAGACCATGTTCCTGCTGCTCTTCCTTTGTTTGTGTCAGAAGCTTACTCTTCTTCTACTATTCCTTCTTCATTTCCCACTTCTACCCCCTCTTTTTCAA TGGGAGGAAGGAATTGCTTCAGTATAGCACAATGGCAAGAACTGGAAGTACAAGCACTGATATACAGGCATATGGTAGCTGGTGCAACAATCCCTCCTGACCTTCTTTATTTGGTCAAGAACAGCcttgtttcttcttctccttATTACCTCCACCATTATCCTCCCCATTTTCAGCCTGCTGCTT TGATGCAAGGAGGATACTGGGGAAAAGGAGGTTTGGATCCAGAGCCAGGGAGATGTAGGAGAACAGACGGGAAGAAATGGAGGTGTTCAAGGGATATTGTGGCTGGTCACAAGTATTGCGAGCGCCACGTCCACCGTGGCCGCAACCGTTCAAGAAAGCCTGTGGAATTTCCAGCTACTGCCGCCACTGGGAGCAGTGGTGGTGAGTCTATCAGTAAACCTTCAGCCACCTTTAATGGTGGAGCTGTCAGTGGAGCAGCCCGTTTTTCGCTCCCTGGGTCTGGGGCTGCTTCTTTTGATGTCTTCCAGCTTCATAAAGG GTCAGAAGAATTGAGATCTGACAAGAAATCCCTATTTGATACCCAACATGACTCAGCCTCTACTCATGCCAAATCCAACAAGGTCTTAATGCATTTCTTTGACGACTGGCCCAGATCGCTACATGATTCCGACAATCCTGACTCTAATGGTAATAATTTGTCGTCAACAAGCCTCTCCATATCTACCCCTACTCCCGGAAACTCCACGTCTGATTTCCTGAAACTATCAACTGGAAATGGGGACGATCAGGGTAATAGGGACGGATATGCGACCGCAGACCGGGACCGTGGTCAGATAAGTTGGACTGGTGCATGGGCCGGAAATCCAGTAGTCTCGATGGGTGGGCCCTTGGCCGAAGCACTTAGATCATCAAGCAATTCGTCTCCAACTGGCTACCACTGTTCTACACCAGTCGCCTAA